The Vicia villosa cultivar HV-30 ecotype Madison, WI linkage group LG1, Vvil1.0, whole genome shotgun sequence genome includes a region encoding these proteins:
- the LOC131596849 gene encoding glutamyl-tRNA reductase 1, chloroplastic-like, whose amino-acid sequence MLENDMMDSEVDFNLSLFSLSQTHGAASSIPLNLNDVHQRLILRRRRFFLLRQILPFSPSPPSQFPKCTFSPHRTPLNHPKCTFRSENPLPQNAVVSKPSPLEILKTSSVDRYTKEKSSIIVIGLNVHTALVEMREKLSIPEAQWPQVIQELCALNHIEEAVVLR is encoded by the exons ATGTTAGAAAATGATATGATGGATTCAGAGGTAGACTTTAAt ctctctcttttttctctttccCAAACACACGGTGCCGCTTCTTCAATCCCACTCAATCTCAATGACGTTCATCAGCGGCTCATCCTCCGCCGTCGCCGCTTTTTCCTCCTCCGTCAAATTCTCCCCTTCTCACCCTCCCCCCCTTCTCAATTCCCTAAATGCACATTTTCTCCCCATCGAACCCCTCTCAATCACCCTAAATGCACCTTCCGTTCCGAAAACCCCCTTCCTCAAAACGCCGTCGTTTCAAAACCTTCTCCTCTCGAAATACTCAAAACCTCTTCAGTTGACA gaTATACAAAGGAGAAGAGCAGTATCATTGTTATTGGACTCAATGTTCATACTGCTCTGGTTGAAATGCGTGAGAAGCTTTCTATTCCAGAAGCACAATGGCCTCAAGTTATTCAGGAGCTTTGTGCTCTTAATCACATAGAAGAAGCTGTTGTTCTCA GATGA